A genomic region of Desulfosarcina ovata subsp. ovata contains the following coding sequences:
- a CDS encoding DNA methylase, with protein sequence MANNRLTQLEEIIAANQHHFHQTGKALKQIRDDQLFRDLLFDSFEGYVKDRWDMARSQAYRLIKAANVIDNLSPIGDGILPENEYQARILTRFTKEDQRKIWRAFIASGMALTAKNIRKYAHQTLKAKHVKKKNASVVDIISADYKTAVMAMLEQIRSAQNDDWQTTSRQAALFWLKVMKEKIIRHERQRL encoded by the coding sequence ATGGCCAACAACCGACTCACCCAATTGGAGGAGATCATCGCTGCCAATCAACACCATTTTCACCAAACCGGTAAGGCATTAAAGCAGATTCGAGACGATCAATTGTTTCGAGATTTGCTGTTCGATTCGTTTGAAGGCTATGTCAAGGACCGGTGGGATATGGCCCGATCCCAGGCATATCGTCTGATTAAGGCCGCCAATGTCATCGACAATTTGTCTCCAATTGGCGACGGCATCCTTCCGGAGAATGAATACCAGGCCAGGATTCTAACGCGTTTTACAAAAGAGGATCAACGCAAGATCTGGCGTGCATTTATCGCATCCGGCATGGCGCTCACGGCTAAGAATATTAGAAAGTACGCCCATCAAACCCTAAAGGCCAAGCATGTCAAAAAAAAGAATGCGTCTGTGGTCGATATCATCAGCGCAGACTATAAAACGGCCGTGATGGCCATGCTGGAACAGATTCGGTCGGCGCAAAACGATGATTGGCAAACGACATCCAGACAAGCGGCCTTATTCTGGCTGAAAGTGATGAAAGAGAAAATCATTCGTCATGAAAGACAAAGACTTTGA
- a CDS encoding pentapeptide repeat-containing protein, with the protein MKTKDKFYVLLLLFCLIGCAEKDNDSLVILLPKNNFISLYGEDIDFESYDENGEEIISSVEWSSNIDGIIGSNSKCTYNNLSIGDHIITATLITNDGSIISDSISINIEEMTWAKYYKKHRNLSSRINNYSIEEKKIELLLKTTKNLERKNLSGLDLSNRNFRGVSFEGAFMVHSNFSNSDFRNANLHNAIIENSNFSNATIKNANILGISFENVNLSKVDLRHLNLRNYNMKNANMTGCNLFKTILSGANLQRAILRGANLKQTILINTDLFGSDLSYSIIDRSEISKANFEKAKFIGSHIINTYLSESVLKYTDFRKSTLENIDMSNTNISGSNLSNLDLRSVKLHSSNFTNCNLSNANLSNTNINESVLVNTNLSDAILQNAKLNRVDFNKANIKNTNFTNADLTNSFNLENSINVSTAIGL; encoded by the coding sequence ATGAAAACAAAAGATAAATTTTATGTATTATTATTATTATTTTGCTTAATTGGATGTGCTGAGAAAGACAATGATAGCTTGGTTATTTTACTTCCAAAAAATAATTTTATTTCATTATATGGTGAAGATATTGATTTTGAATCATATGATGAAAATGGAGAAGAGATAATTAGTTCAGTTGAATGGAGTTCGAATATTGATGGAATAATTGGTAGTAATTCTAAATGTACCTATAATAATCTTTCTATCGGTGATCACATAATAACTGCAACTTTAATAACTAACGATGGAAGTATTATTTCAGATTCAATAAGTATTAATATCGAAGAAATGACATGGGCTAAATATTATAAAAAACATAGAAATTTGAGTTCTAGAATAAATAATTATTCTATTGAAGAAAAGAAAATTGAACTTTTGCTTAAAACAACAAAAAACTTAGAAAGAAAAAATTTGAGTGGATTAGATCTTTCAAATAGAAACTTTAGAGGGGTTTCTTTTGAAGGCGCTTTTATGGTTCACTCTAATTTCTCAAATTCTGATTTTAGAAATGCAAATCTTCATAATGCAATTATCGAGAATTCGAATTTTTCGAACGCTACAATAAAGAATGCCAATATCCTTGGAATTAGTTTTGAAAATGTAAATCTATCTAAAGTTGATTTGAGGCACTTAAACTTAAGAAATTATAACATGAAAAATGCAAATATGACTGGATGCAACCTTTTTAAAACAATATTGTCAGGTGCAAATTTACAAAGAGCAATACTCAGAGGAGCAAATCTTAAGCAAACTATATTGATAAATACTGACCTGTTCGGTTCAGATCTTTCATATTCTATTATTGATCGTTCTGAAATTTCAAAAGCAAATTTTGAAAAAGCAAAGTTTATAGGATCTCATATAATTAATACGTATTTATCTGAAAGCGTATTAAAGTATACTGATTTTAGAAAATCTACTTTAGAGAATATAGACATGAGCAATACAAATATTAGCGGTTCGAATTTATCCAACTTAGACTTAAGGTCCGTTAAATTACACAGCTCAAATTTTACAAATTGCAATCTTTCAAACGCTAATTTAAGTAACACAAACATCAATGAATCAGTTTTAGTGAATACAAATTTAAGCGATGCAATACTACAAAATGCAAAATTAAATCGGGTTGACTTTAATAAAGCAAATATAAAAAATACGAATTTTACGAACGCCGACCTAACGAATTCATTTAACTTAGAAAATTCAATAAACGTATCAACAGCAATTGGACTTTGA
- a CDS encoding terminase gpA endonuclease subunit, translated as MNNYAALPWKPYEITDYTDADGNRYFVRMTVQDAMGHRTDDVYTFVRAHRGHLLAFKGEQRMAQPFAFSQVDYFPGTKKAIPGGLKLCRADVNDYKNILAGKLAIAPADPGAWHYNSETTDIWLRMLTVEYIDEKTGLWDCPDGNANHGWDCSVYALVAADVIGVRYWSRPEARPAKPVKKAAPAINP; from the coding sequence ATGAACAACTACGCCGCGCTGCCATGGAAGCCCTACGAGATCACCGATTATACGGACGCTGACGGGAACCGCTATTTTGTGCGCATGACCGTCCAGGATGCCATGGGCCACCGCACCGACGATGTCTACACCTTTGTCCGGGCACACAGGGGGCATCTTTTGGCGTTCAAGGGTGAGCAGCGCATGGCCCAACCGTTTGCCTTTTCGCAGGTGGATTACTTCCCCGGAACGAAAAAGGCTATTCCCGGTGGCCTGAAGTTGTGCCGAGCCGACGTCAACGATTACAAAAACATCCTGGCCGGCAAGCTGGCGATTGCGCCAGCGGACCCTGGTGCCTGGCATTACAATTCCGAGACCACCGACATCTGGCTGCGCATGCTGACTGTGGAGTACATCGATGAGAAAACCGGACTGTGGGACTGTCCGGACGGCAATGCCAATCATGGTTGGGACTGCTCGGTTTACGCATTGGTGGCGGCGGATGTGATTGGAGTGCGTTACTGGTCGCGGCCGGAGGCCAGGCCGGCAAAACCTGTAAAAAAGGCGGCGCCGGCGATTAATCCCTGA
- a CDS encoding JAB domain-containing protein has protein sequence MKAIKPYVQLNLFTDYIARPANRFVSIYRVSLVKDATVSFGEAIINNAQKAQAVIQELIRTRGQPDREQFVVALLNAKNEMIGLNIVSVGGLSSASVYPREVLKPAIIANSAALILAHNHPSNDLEPSPDDMNITRKIIQAAAVIGIQVHEHLIINMDDARYYSFADQGIIARMYSEIG, from the coding sequence GTGAAAGCAATCAAACCTTACGTCCAACTGAACCTGTTCACCGATTACATCGCTCGGCCGGCCAATAGGTTTGTTTCCATTTACCGAGTATCCCTTGTGAAAGACGCCACCGTCTCTTTCGGTGAAGCCATTATCAACAATGCTCAGAAGGCTCAGGCCGTGATCCAGGAACTCATCCGAACACGAGGACAGCCGGACCGAGAACAGTTTGTGGTGGCCCTGCTCAACGCCAAGAACGAGATGATCGGACTGAATATTGTATCCGTTGGTGGCCTTTCATCAGCATCTGTTTATCCCCGTGAAGTACTTAAGCCCGCCATCATTGCCAATTCTGCGGCATTGATTCTGGCTCACAATCACCCCTCCAACGATCTGGAACCATCCCCTGATGACATGAACATCACCCGGAAAATCATCCAGGCCGCCGCTGTCATCGGCATCCAGGTCCACGAACACCTGATCATCAACATGGACGATGCTCGGTATTACAGTTTCGCCGATCAGGGCATCATCGCCAGGATGTATTCCGAGATCGGTTAA
- a CDS encoding integrase: MKDKDFEQLPMDDRFLILLHKKIMDKTGSAKRRAKKYYMDQYRKTGVIPKPLLLAGQGIMEGRKCSGRRRVLTEKIQNRFIEMVKASSDPSDDRFVFITRHGRTIKNYHAWLEQEFERSISLSALRRFARQANLKVYLEKPDFEEKNDPSVCFKDEPVFDLIQMDGCRFRYFKIRSDDGVWAKPQVIEFFDTGSRNMLVLDAYFSESSLNSVDLFEKFLVSTPFPQKKIRLRPDNAKGFVNLKRPINELNIKFSLPGGFYLQPNFSRIHAPKDKAHLESSHRSIHHFEMRIIKHFEDRIVKTEPGYIYKKGKKGKITITYLDIDLATLRQSGLLEAYRRQHNEQKHYYSVNGKTSAWVPKEKFDDGLAQYEWITFSADDVRHFVKYGYDKINATVGAKGIITFKKQTYYVAVGAQHFSRHKSTKVYISDLGDKLFIFEHKENGILLGEALRREPYEKPVKKAGTEPNAVELISAFLQEKKMAVDRPRLIDIHLRGLTLDAAQTIYRQHRKRYIAYAIKLRQPETITGKALFNAFILDCERQLSNNPLAPYASCSENKVL; the protein is encoded by the coding sequence ATGAAAGACAAAGACTTTGAACAACTGCCCATGGACGACCGTTTCCTGATCTTGCTGCACAAAAAGATCATGGACAAAACCGGCAGCGCCAAACGCAGGGCCAAAAAATATTACATGGATCAATACCGTAAGACCGGCGTCATTCCCAAACCGCTGCTGCTTGCCGGCCAAGGCATCATGGAAGGCAGAAAGTGCAGCGGCCGGCGCCGGGTCTTGACCGAAAAAATCCAAAACCGCTTCATCGAGATGGTCAAGGCTTCCAGCGATCCATCGGACGATCGTTTTGTATTTATCACCCGCCATGGACGAACCATCAAAAATTACCACGCCTGGCTCGAACAAGAGTTCGAACGTAGCATCTCACTTAGCGCTTTAAGGCGTTTTGCCAGGCAAGCCAACCTCAAGGTCTATTTGGAAAAACCAGACTTCGAGGAAAAGAACGATCCCAGCGTCTGCTTTAAGGACGAACCGGTCTTCGATTTGATTCAAATGGACGGATGCAGGTTTCGCTATTTCAAGATTCGATCGGACGACGGCGTTTGGGCCAAGCCCCAGGTGATCGAGTTTTTTGACACCGGATCGCGCAACATGCTTGTGCTTGACGCCTATTTTTCCGAAAGCAGTCTAAATTCGGTGGACCTGTTCGAGAAATTTTTGGTGAGCACCCCCTTTCCGCAAAAAAAGATACGGCTGAGACCGGACAATGCAAAGGGTTTTGTCAACCTGAAACGCCCCATCAACGAACTGAACATCAAATTTTCATTGCCAGGCGGATTTTATCTGCAACCAAACTTCTCACGCATCCATGCGCCCAAGGACAAAGCACATCTGGAATCATCCCATCGCAGCATCCATCATTTTGAAATGCGGATCATCAAGCACTTTGAAGACCGCATCGTTAAGACAGAACCGGGCTATATCTACAAAAAGGGCAAAAAAGGAAAAATTACCATCACCTATCTCGACATCGATCTTGCAACGCTGCGCCAGAGTGGTTTACTCGAAGCCTATCGCCGGCAGCACAATGAGCAAAAGCACTATTATTCTGTGAACGGTAAAACATCGGCCTGGGTGCCCAAGGAGAAGTTTGACGACGGTCTTGCCCAATACGAGTGGATAACGTTCAGTGCGGATGACGTACGCCATTTCGTCAAATACGGCTATGACAAGATCAACGCCACCGTGGGGGCGAAAGGCATCATTACTTTCAAAAAGCAGACCTACTATGTGGCCGTTGGCGCGCAACACTTCAGCCGCCACAAGAGCACCAAGGTGTATATCTCCGATCTTGGCGACAAGCTGTTTATCTTCGAGCATAAGGAAAACGGTATCCTGCTGGGTGAAGCGCTGCGCCGGGAACCTTACGAAAAGCCGGTCAAAAAGGCAGGCACCGAACCCAACGCGGTTGAATTGATCAGCGCTTTTCTGCAGGAGAAAAAGATGGCGGTGGACAGGCCACGACTGATTGACATCCATCTTCGGGGTTTGACCCTCGATGCCGCCCAAACAATCTATCGGCAACACCGGAAACGATATATCGCTTACGCGATCAAACTACGCCAGCCTGAAACCATCACCGGCAAGGCGCTTTTCAATGCGTTCATTTTGGATTGCGAAAGACAATTGTCAAACAACCCTTTGGCCCCGTATGCCTCATGCAGCGAAAACAAAGTTTTATAA
- a CDS encoding IS1 family transposase: protein MLLFTCKCPNCSSENIRHDYVYRTISNGDREMFLCQDCKYSFSETKNTFLQDIRKPVSKIWEVLNARTEGTSLNATCRIFKIAKNTLLAWERKFSYLYSTLFIYSMAHTFIQSVIEGDEFYTKVKKNVPAEESSGWTIVLMDRASRFIWEMSCGKKDRSLFEKAIKTLAELVNQTEDITLLTDGERRYGKILFEICHELFQTGMRGRPRKVLKKGVTVRVKNKGSQAHKKGRKRPKYQTTCPQHPETTNHITDKETHANHVEANNAAMRRKCSAYRRKTNTYAKSETGLQRVLNVYWVVHNFLRVHFTTKKVPAVSLGVLECETTPEVLFSAQYV from the coding sequence ATGCTGTTATTTACATGCAAATGTCCCAATTGTTCGTCTGAAAATATCCGACATGACTATGTATATCGCACAATTTCTAACGGTGATAGGGAAATGTTTCTTTGTCAAGACTGCAAATATTCATTCTCAGAAACAAAAAACACATTCCTGCAAGATATCAGAAAGCCTGTCAGTAAAATTTGGGAGGTCTTAAACGCCCGAACTGAGGGAACGTCACTCAATGCCACCTGCCGGATCTTTAAAATCGCTAAAAACACCCTTCTTGCCTGGGAAAGAAAATTTTCCTATCTTTATAGTACTTTATTTATCTATTCAATGGCGCATACGTTCATCCAGTCAGTCATCGAAGGTGATGAATTTTATACAAAAGTCAAAAAAAATGTTCCTGCTGAAGAATCTTCCGGATGGACTATTGTCCTCATGGATAGAGCCAGCCGTTTCATTTGGGAAATGAGCTGCGGTAAAAAGGACAGGTCCCTTTTTGAAAAAGCAATCAAAACCCTGGCGGAACTTGTCAACCAAACTGAAGACATAACCCTTCTGACAGATGGTGAACGTCGATATGGAAAAATTCTATTTGAAATATGCCACGAGCTTTTTCAAACTGGTATGCGTGGTCGTCCTCGAAAAGTGTTGAAAAAAGGAGTCACCGTCAGGGTAAAAAACAAAGGATCCCAAGCCCATAAGAAAGGACGCAAAAGACCAAAATACCAGACAACATGTCCTCAACACCCTGAGACCACAAACCATATTACAGATAAGGAAACACACGCCAACCACGTTGAAGCCAACAATGCTGCAATGCGCCGAAAATGTTCCGCCTATAGGAGAAAAACAAACACATATGCAAAATCAGAAACCGGTCTTCAACGCGTGTTGAACGTTTATTGGGTTGTCCATAACTTCCTCAGAGTTCACTTTACGACCAAAAAGGTTCCCGCTGTTAGTTTAGGAGTACTCGAATGCGAGACCACTCCAGAAGTACTTTTCAGTGCACAATATGTTTAA
- a CDS encoding ATP-binding protein, with protein MQRKQSFINDKRRVSYLSAVYNRIYRGQSVLIEGEYGVGKTRFLELLKPKKLQGVWVESLFNVHEMLASILQGLNYEAVATYRRTPHHLKLIRNLTDYYIIIDEANDIEKRVWPYLKRIMDAHVPIVLAGLPKVRTYLTSQHPDILSRLKTLILYPIVVEDFILEYKDFESEAIEQIYVATRGDMRKFKEICTDCRDKAKELGHSFVDLNLAVDFLANLHPM; from the coding sequence ATGCAGCGAAAACAAAGTTTTATAAACGATAAGCGCCGGGTCTCCTATCTATCCGCGGTATACAACCGGATCTACCGGGGACAGAGCGTATTGATCGAGGGCGAATATGGTGTCGGAAAAACTCGTTTCCTCGAACTGCTCAAACCCAAAAAACTTCAAGGCGTATGGGTGGAGTCGCTTTTCAATGTGCATGAAATGTTGGCCTCCATCCTTCAAGGGTTGAACTACGAGGCGGTGGCCACTTATCGGCGCACGCCCCATCATTTGAAGCTGATCCGCAATCTGACCGATTATTACATCATCATCGACGAGGCCAATGACATCGAAAAAAGGGTTTGGCCCTACCTGAAACGAATCATGGACGCGCACGTGCCCATCGTTTTGGCCGGACTGCCAAAGGTGAGGACATATTTGACCAGCCAGCATCCGGATATCCTCAGCCGATTGAAAACCTTGATTCTGTATCCCATCGTAGTCGAGGATTTCATCCTGGAATACAAGGATTTTGAATCTGAAGCCATCGAACAGATTTATGTGGCCACCAGGGGCGATATGAGAAAATTCAAGGAAATTTGCACGGATTGCCGCGACAAGGCCAAAGAACTGGGCCATAGCTTCGTCGATTTAAATCTGGCGGTCGACTTTCTCGCCAATCTTCATCCCATGTAG
- a CDS encoding carboxymuconolactone decarboxylase family protein — protein sequence MSDSVLQYEEKMWELFEVTKEQMPDLTEAYYGAVKDAVYRDGALDLKTKRLMSLAVAIQAGCKDCVLSQTSKALELGAKPAEIFEACSVAVSMGGTLAWSKVLLVADYLQERGITRS from the coding sequence ATGAGCGATTCCGTACTGCAATACGAAGAGAAAATGTGGGAACTGTTCGAAGTGACCAAGGAACAAATGCCAGACCTCACTGAAGCTTACTATGGTGCTGTCAAAGATGCCGTTTACAGAGATGGTGCCTTGGATCTGAAAACCAAACGGCTGATGTCGCTGGCTGTGGCGATACAGGCGGGCTGCAAGGACTGCGTTCTTTCCCAGACTTCCAAAGCTCTGGAACTGGGAGCAAAGCCGGCGGAAATTTTCGAAGCCTGTTCTGTCGCAGTCAGCATGGGCGGCACACTTGCATGGAGCAAGGTTCTCCTGGTTGCGGATTATTTGCAGGAGCGAGGCATAACCAGAAGCTAA
- a CDS encoding ParB/RepB/Spo0J family partition protein, translating into MILHRPQEKPKQTSSDSADQNGIIQQIRAGDIDLDKDKFKVRIDEIGSDSVEFHQLVESIRKNGILNNIIVKKYSDNSGKPYQLISGFRRITALKASKDDPASFEDELIWARVLDATVSDDDAYRISFTENLARKDLSLWEIAQACAEIKKKMGGAGKVKGDIDDYIASLIQKDKRTVRRYLKLASIQDEKIKAAVHSGNISPTMALEIGKKDLVKDDPINISALLDYLGAHPKTTRQFEKAYGNLEYCCDKSKMSLAAVLECKNADGFLSLKKKEFEKRVEHLRGKTGKEYPDILKGKAGSLVKDASEIDADLERKKAGKEFQNKNKDIVDRVQEAFHKSDIDGEFKIKPALASGKNQITVTITVPKDQIWQAFDAASRAKNTPVAKVIQKTQPKAPAEKNISPVSSTGENPESAPAVEPAIKNECQENPNIPRQSRARPYQTDKN; encoded by the coding sequence ATGATTTTGCATAGACCCCAAGAAAAACCGAAACAGACGTCTTCGGACAGCGCTGACCAAAATGGAATCATCCAGCAAATCAGGGCTGGTGATATTGACCTCGACAAAGATAAGTTCAAGGTGAGGATTGATGAAATTGGTTCCGACTCAGTCGAATTCCATCAGTTGGTCGAATCGATCCGAAAAAACGGCATTTTGAATAATATCATCGTCAAGAAGTATAGCGACAATAGTGGAAAACCGTATCAGCTGATATCTGGCTTCCGTAGGATAACAGCGCTAAAAGCATCGAAAGATGATCCAGCTAGTTTCGAGGATGAACTCATCTGGGCAAGGGTTCTGGATGCCACGGTATCGGACGATGACGCATACCGGATCAGCTTCACGGAAAATCTGGCCAGGAAAGATCTGTCCTTGTGGGAGATTGCCCAAGCCTGCGCCGAGATAAAGAAAAAAATGGGGGGAGCTGGAAAGGTCAAGGGTGACATCGACGATTACATTGCCAGTTTGATTCAGAAAGATAAAAGGACTGTGCGACGCTACCTGAAGCTGGCATCAATTCAAGATGAGAAAATCAAGGCAGCGGTCCATTCCGGAAATATTTCACCTACTATGGCCCTTGAAATAGGGAAAAAAGATTTAGTGAAAGACGATCCTATAAATATTTCAGCCTTGCTGGATTATCTCGGTGCTCACCCCAAAACAACCAGGCAATTTGAAAAGGCCTATGGCAATCTTGAATATTGTTGCGACAAATCAAAAATGTCCCTGGCTGCCGTACTGGAATGCAAAAACGCGGACGGATTCCTTTCCTTGAAAAAGAAGGAGTTTGAAAAGCGCGTTGAACACTTGCGCGGAAAGACAGGCAAGGAATACCCTGATATCCTTAAAGGTAAAGCTGGATCTCTGGTCAAAGATGCCAGTGAAATCGATGCTGACTTGGAAAGAAAGAAAGCCGGAAAAGAATTTCAAAACAAGAATAAAGATATCGTCGATAGAGTCCAAGAAGCCTTCCACAAATCAGATATCGATGGAGAATTCAAAATCAAACCAGCCTTAGCCTCAGGGAAAAATCAAATCACGGTGACCATCACGGTGCCAAAAGATCAGATTTGGCAAGCGTTTGATGCTGCGTCAAGGGCTAAGAATACGCCAGTGGCAAAGGTCATTCAAAAAACCCAACCGAAAGCACCTGCCGAAAAAAATATATCGCCAGTTTCCAGTACAGGTGAAAATCCAGAGTCTGCTCCTGCAGTTGAACCAGCAATAAAAAACGAATGCCAAGAAAACCCTAATATTCCACGACAAAGCCGGGCTCGCCCTTACCAGACAGACAAAAATTGA
- a CDS encoding CHC2 zinc finger domain-containing protein, which produces MPSHNDIKTVAYLDPMLNYAEAHLGIRFRPTEKYRYSAFCPFHADTKDSFRLYVDGNDVVRFHCFGACGGDWDIYDVIMLREKCSFRQAQRIWADYLGLKDVEFHSGRSQNIPEPDAEPEPDDSVEFLEPAEPTDQTKATLAEAAGFYNELLLSDSEKYSKVLTYLARRGLESPIIERFQIGYSPSLY; this is translated from the coding sequence ATGCCATCCCACAACGACATTAAAACAGTGGCGTATCTCGATCCGATGCTCAACTATGCCGAAGCCCATCTGGGCATCCGGTTCAGGCCGACCGAAAAATACCGGTATAGTGCCTTCTGTCCGTTCCATGCGGACACCAAAGACAGCTTCCGCCTGTATGTGGACGGAAACGATGTGGTCCGGTTTCATTGTTTCGGTGCATGTGGCGGAGACTGGGACATCTATGACGTGATCATGTTGCGGGAAAAATGTTCTTTCCGGCAGGCTCAACGGATTTGGGCGGATTATCTGGGATTGAAGGATGTGGAATTTCATAGCGGGCGGAGTCAAAATATTCCAGAGCCTGACGCAGAACCAGAGCCCGATGATAGTGTTGAATTCTTGGAGCCCGCCGAACCCACCGATCAGACCAAAGCCACGTTGGCCGAGGCTGCCGGCTTCTATAATGAACTGCTTCTTTCTGATTCAGAGAAGTATTCCAAAGTTCTCACATATCTCGCTCGTAGAGGCCTTGAGAGCCCCATAATCGAACGATTTCAGATTGGCTATAGCCCAAGCCTATATTGA
- a CDS encoding toprim domain-containing protein encodes MAIAQAYIDKNYLGRALIRGFMDRFDADYQTFQRFQDACLVRLLNDESSRAYGFYLQQIDFTTRSPFTRNYGDYFAGRIVFPIRNNVGEVIGIIGRRPDNRGVRWLKQQAGEGAITTKSWLYGIDKAYRFIKQYRTVILVEGIFDYFAFYRLLQDQGRPVVVSTLGSYLSAEAMGIFKQLGVEHFIVAYDWDEAGRKGIERIAAEVGGTVYYLGGMQPGQDPAEKLKPMVGSINGFSLRHLMASAKKHQPATDKPIHMSFISCGPPDKRETIFSPAEAEAPAWWPEEASPTEFYYRVADFLPLLSYAHGNKAMLDQTINEITGRLEYRPTEPPGEAFFTIPANFLRTEAYTDLGPALILWLRLVIEQQTKKRRVRQTDSTLAEWLGTSRRTITTYKRMLQDLEYLNINTSVRPQRLSVRYFPKH; translated from the coding sequence TTGGCTATAGCCCAAGCCTATATTGACAAGAATTATCTCGGCAGAGCCCTCATTCGCGGGTTCATGGATCGTTTCGATGCTGACTACCAGACGTTCCAACGCTTCCAGGATGCTTGCCTGGTCCGGCTGCTTAACGACGAGAGTTCTCGTGCCTATGGATTTTATCTCCAGCAGATCGATTTCACCACGCGGAGCCCTTTCACGCGGAACTATGGCGACTATTTCGCCGGCCGGATCGTGTTTCCCATACGCAATAACGTTGGCGAGGTCATCGGCATCATCGGCAGACGGCCAGACAATCGCGGCGTTCGCTGGCTCAAACAGCAGGCCGGTGAAGGTGCCATCACCACAAAAAGCTGGCTCTACGGCATCGACAAGGCATATCGCTTCATCAAGCAATACAGAACGGTGATCCTGGTGGAGGGGATCTTCGACTATTTCGCCTTTTATCGCCTGTTGCAGGACCAGGGCCGGCCGGTGGTGGTGTCCACGTTGGGTTCCTATCTTTCCGCCGAAGCGATGGGCATTTTCAAACAGCTTGGGGTGGAGCACTTTATCGTTGCCTATGACTGGGACGAAGCCGGCCGCAAAGGGATCGAACGGATCGCGGCTGAGGTCGGTGGCACGGTCTATTACCTGGGTGGCATGCAACCCGGACAAGATCCAGCGGAAAAGCTGAAACCCATGGTCGGCTCCATCAACGGATTTTCACTCAGGCACCTGATGGCTTCAGCAAAGAAGCATCAACCCGCCACGGACAAGCCCATCCACATGTCATTTATTTCTTGTGGGCCGCCGGATAAACGGGAAACGATTTTCAGCCCGGCCGAAGCGGAAGCACCTGCTTGGTGGCCCGAGGAGGCCTCACCAACGGAGTTTTATTACCGCGTGGCCGACTTTCTACCGCTGCTTTCCTACGCCCACGGAAATAAAGCCATGCTGGATCAAACAATCAACGAAATCACAGGACGCCTGGAGTACCGGCCCACAGAGCCACCAGGGGAAGCGTTTTTCACCATCCCGGCTAATTTCCTGCGGACGGAGGCCTACACTGATCTGGGGCCGGCACTGATCCTCTGGTTGAGGCTGGTCATCGAACAGCAAACGAAAAAGCGTAGGGTCCGGCAGACTGACTCTACGTTGGCTGAGTGGTTAGGGACGAGCAGACGAACCATCACAACCTACAAGCGTATGCTTCAGGATCTGGAATATCTCAACATAAACACTTCAGTCAGACCACAGCGACTGTCTGTGCGGTACTTTCCCAAGCACTGA
- a CDS encoding toll/interleukin-1 receptor domain-containing protein, which translates to MIGQEDKFELPPKIDRYLATLSKYYGKEGQKQLQEIIVNSKPRVHEGWSYDNWNGGTYGHALYLAIPESIYLNAVNEKAELQSEIREGLNKIHDIQNEFVEEVFFEMEVPEDHDWRKDSGLLISRSKVIPDPVASRIWDKKCFRVFLSHKAEVKTETAGLKDKLKLYGISCFVAHEDIDPTREWQNEIENALHTMDSFVALLTDGFHDSLWTAKAKIV; encoded by the coding sequence ATGATCGGTCAAGAAGACAAATTTGAACTGCCCCCTAAGATTGATCGTTATTTGGCAACTCTTTCCAAATATTACGGCAAAGAAGGTCAAAAACAATTACAAGAAATAATAGTCAATTCAAAACCAAGGGTTCATGAAGGATGGAGCTATGATAATTGGAATGGTGGGACATATGGGCATGCTCTTTATTTGGCGATTCCTGAATCAATCTATTTGAACGCTGTAAACGAAAAAGCCGAATTACAATCTGAAATCAGAGAGGGACTTAATAAAATTCACGATATACAAAATGAATTTGTTGAAGAAGTTTTTTTTGAAATGGAGGTTCCAGAAGATCACGATTGGCGAAAAGATTCGGGCCTTTTAATCTCTCGTAGTAAAGTCATTCCAGACCCTGTTGCAAGCAGGATATGGGATAAAAAATGTTTTCGTGTTTTTCTCAGTCATAAAGCGGAAGTGAAAACGGAAACTGCTGGACTTAAAGACAAATTGAAACTTTACGGCATTTCTTGCTTTGTGGCACATGAGGATATTGATCCTACAAGAGAGTGGCAAAATGAGATCGAAAATGCCCTCCATACTATGGACTCATTTGTTGCATTATTAACTGATGGCTTTCATGATAGCCTTTGGACTGCTAAGGCAAAAATAGTGTAA